A single window of Nocardioides baekrokdamisoli DNA harbors:
- a CDS encoding DNA polymerase IV, with protein MRSEASVMHLDLDAFYASVEQRDKPSLRGKAVIVGGTGNRGVVSTASYEARVFGVRSAMSIREARARCPHAAFLVPRFRAYQEASRAVMKVLAEVSETYEPLSLDEAFVDLADANLPDLNVPTVTAVAEDVRAAVREATGGLTASVGLASSKFLAKIASDMRKPDGLMVIEPGTEQELLRPLPVGVIPGIGPATRQRLSRVGIHTVADLELMSEDELVSVLGASQGQGLYRLARAEDDRRVHASREAKSVSVEGTYDTDIADRTLLRQLLSRQAGEVARRLQKHGLSGRTISIKVRQYDFTTVSRSATLPEPTDAVGVITRLAQALLEEVDTDGGVRLLGVGVSGLADWVQEDLFGSEPEDEPEVDTTAFVRRSSGWHPGQDVIHSEYGPGWVWGSGRGVVTVRFETALTGPGPVHSFKAEDAALSRPDESSS; from the coding sequence ATGAGGTCAGAGGCGTCGGTGATGCATCTGGACCTCGACGCGTTCTACGCCAGCGTCGAGCAGCGTGACAAGCCGTCCCTGCGCGGCAAGGCCGTGATCGTCGGCGGGACCGGCAATCGCGGCGTCGTCTCGACCGCCAGCTACGAGGCTCGGGTCTTCGGGGTCCGCTCGGCGATGAGCATCCGCGAGGCCCGTGCTCGCTGCCCACACGCCGCCTTCCTGGTCCCGCGGTTCCGGGCGTACCAGGAAGCCAGCCGCGCCGTCATGAAGGTCCTCGCTGAGGTGAGCGAGACCTACGAACCCCTGAGCCTCGACGAAGCCTTCGTCGACCTCGCCGATGCGAACCTGCCGGATCTGAACGTTCCGACCGTGACTGCCGTCGCCGAGGACGTACGCGCCGCCGTGCGTGAGGCCACCGGCGGCCTCACCGCGAGCGTCGGACTCGCGAGCAGCAAGTTCCTGGCCAAGATCGCCAGCGACATGCGCAAACCCGACGGGCTGATGGTGATCGAACCCGGGACCGAGCAGGAGCTGCTCCGACCACTTCCAGTGGGCGTCATTCCCGGGATCGGCCCCGCGACGCGTCAGCGACTCAGCCGCGTCGGCATCCACACCGTCGCCGACCTCGAACTGATGTCGGAGGACGAGTTGGTCAGCGTCCTCGGTGCCTCGCAGGGACAGGGCCTGTACCGCCTTGCGCGGGCAGAGGACGACCGTCGGGTGCATGCGAGCAGGGAAGCCAAGTCGGTGAGCGTCGAGGGTACGTACGACACAGACATCGCCGACCGGACCCTGCTGCGGCAGTTGCTGTCCCGACAGGCCGGCGAGGTCGCTCGACGCCTGCAGAAGCACGGCCTCAGCGGACGCACGATCTCGATCAAGGTGCGTCAGTACGACTTCACCACGGTCTCCCGGTCAGCCACCCTGCCCGAACCCACCGACGCCGTCGGCGTGATCACCCGGCTCGCGCAGGCGCTGCTGGAGGAGGTCGACACAGACGGCGGCGTACGCCTCCTCGGTGTCGGCGTCTCCGGCCTGGCCGACTGGGTCCAGGAGGACCTGTTCGGCTCCGAACCGGAGGACGAGCCGGAAGTCGACACCACCGCGTTCGTCCGTCGCAGCAGCGGATGGCATCCCGGACAGGACGTCATCCACAGCGAGTACGGGCCCGGCTGGGTCTGGGGAAGCGGGCGGGGCGTGGTGACGGTGCGCTTCGAAACAGCCCTGACCGGCCCTGGTCCGGTGCACTCATTCAAGGCCGAGGACGCGGCCCTGAGCCGCCCCGATGAGTCTTCTTCATAA
- the coaE gene encoding dephospho-CoA kinase, producing MRVGLTGGIASGKSTVSAMLRELGAIVIDADQLARDVVAKGTPGLAQVVDVFGPGVLTEAGEMDRPAVGAIVFADESKRRALEAIIHPLVGARSAELAREAGPGAVVVHDIPLLVETGQAELFDAVIVVDVPEDVQVERMLRDRGWAEDDSRARIAAQATRDARRAAATYVIENTGTREDLRLRVAEVFGDVLQRGS from the coding sequence ATGCGTGTGGGACTCACCGGCGGGATCGCCTCAGGCAAGAGCACGGTCTCGGCGATGCTTCGTGAACTGGGCGCGATCGTCATCGATGCCGACCAACTGGCTCGCGACGTCGTCGCCAAAGGGACACCAGGACTCGCACAGGTCGTCGATGTCTTCGGTCCCGGCGTCCTGACCGAGGCGGGTGAGATGGATCGCCCGGCCGTCGGCGCGATCGTGTTCGCGGACGAGAGCAAACGGCGTGCGCTCGAGGCGATCATCCACCCGCTGGTCGGTGCGCGGAGCGCGGAGTTGGCCCGAGAGGCTGGGCCCGGTGCTGTCGTGGTCCACGACATCCCGTTGCTCGTCGAGACCGGTCAGGCCGAGTTGTTCGACGCGGTGATCGTGGTGGATGTGCCGGAGGACGTCCAGGTCGAGCGGATGCTTCGTGACCGTGGCTGGGCCGAGGACGATTCGCGGGCGCGGATCGCGGCCCAGGCCACTCGTGATGCCCGCCGGGCTGCGGCGACGTACGTCATCGAGAACACCGGAACGCGCGAAGACCTCCGCCTTCGGGTGGCGGAGGTCTTCGGCGACGTGCTGCAGCGGGGGAGTTAG
- a CDS encoding HhH-GPD-type base excision DNA repair protein yields the protein MAYSMTGLDEADKVLNDYPFAVILGMQLDQQYWMEHAFRGGHKLLGRLGHLDTAKIAAMDPEEFKAIASQTPAIHRFPASMAAKAQALAQIIETTYDGDVTRLWNEAATGKELLKRLQALPGFGAQKARIFVALLAKQAGVRPDGWEAVAGDYALDGYRSVADVVDADSLAKVREHKQEMKAAAKAAK from the coding sequence GTGGCGTACTCGATGACCGGCCTGGACGAGGCCGACAAGGTTCTCAACGACTATCCGTTCGCGGTGATCCTGGGCATGCAGCTGGACCAGCAGTACTGGATGGAGCACGCCTTCCGCGGCGGTCACAAGCTGCTGGGACGCCTGGGCCACCTCGACACCGCGAAGATCGCCGCGATGGATCCCGAGGAGTTCAAGGCGATCGCGTCCCAGACCCCGGCGATCCACCGGTTCCCCGCATCGATGGCCGCCAAGGCGCAGGCGCTGGCGCAGATCATCGAGACCACGTACGACGGCGACGTGACCCGGCTCTGGAACGAAGCTGCCACCGGGAAAGAACTCCTCAAGCGGCTGCAGGCGCTGCCTGGATTCGGTGCGCAGAAGGCCAGGATCTTCGTTGCTCTGCTGGCCAAGCAAGCCGGCGTACGACCCGACGGATGGGAGGCCGTCGCGGGGGACTACGCGCTCGACGGCTACCGATCCGTGGCCGACGTCGTCGACGCCGACTCGCTTGCGAAGGTGCGCGAACACAAGCAGGAAATGAAGGCCGCAGCCAAGGCTGCCAAGTAG
- the rpsA gene encoding 30S ribosomal protein S1: MTTISLAPDYDAPQVAVNDIGSEQDFLDAIDATIKYFNDGDLVEGIIVKVDRDEVLLDIGYKTEGVIPSRELSIKHDVDPNEVVTVGDIVEALVLQKEDKEGRLILSKKRAQYERAWGTIEKLKEEDGVVEGTVIEVVKGGLIVDIGLRGFLPASLVEMRRVRDLQPYVGMTLEAKIIELDKNRNNVVLSRRAWLEQTQSEVRHSFLNQLQKGQIRKGVVSSIVNFGAFVDLGGVDGLVHVSELSWKHIDHPSEVVTVGDEVTVEVLDVDFDRERVSLSLKSTQEDPWQHFARTHQLGQIVPGKVTKLVPFGAFVRVEEGIEGLVHISELAERHVEIPEQVVQVNDDVMVKIIDVDLERRRISLSLKQANDTATAGDVEEFDPTLYGMAATYDDQGNYIYPEGFDPETGEWMAGFETQRTAWEQQYAEAHARWEAHVKQQAEAKAAEAAAAEATSYSSAGSDEQQGGSLASDEALQALREKLTGAN, encoded by the coding sequence ATGACCACCATCTCCCTGGCTCCCGATTACGACGCTCCGCAGGTTGCAGTCAACGACATCGGTTCCGAGCAGGACTTCCTCGATGCGATCGACGCCACCATCAAGTACTTCAACGATGGTGACCTCGTCGAGGGCATCATCGTCAAGGTCGACCGTGACGAGGTTCTCCTCGACATCGGTTACAAGACCGAGGGCGTCATCCCGTCCCGCGAGCTCTCGATCAAGCACGACGTCGACCCCAACGAGGTCGTCACCGTCGGTGACATCGTCGAGGCTCTCGTTCTCCAGAAGGAGGACAAGGAGGGTCGCCTCATCCTGTCCAAGAAGCGCGCTCAGTACGAGCGGGCCTGGGGCACGATCGAGAAGCTCAAGGAAGAGGATGGTGTCGTCGAGGGCACCGTCATCGAGGTCGTCAAGGGCGGCCTCATCGTGGACATCGGCCTCCGTGGCTTCCTCCCCGCCTCGCTGGTGGAGATGCGTCGCGTCCGCGACCTGCAGCCGTACGTGGGCATGACCCTCGAGGCGAAGATCATCGAGCTCGACAAGAACCGCAACAACGTGGTCCTGTCGCGTCGCGCGTGGCTTGAGCAGACCCAGTCCGAGGTCCGCCACAGCTTCCTCAACCAGCTCCAGAAGGGCCAGATCCGCAAGGGTGTCGTGTCCTCGATCGTCAACTTCGGTGCGTTCGTGGACCTCGGCGGCGTCGACGGTCTCGTCCACGTGTCGGAGCTGTCCTGGAAGCACATCGACCACCCGTCCGAGGTCGTCACCGTCGGCGACGAGGTCACCGTCGAGGTTCTCGACGTGGACTTCGACCGCGAGCGTGTCTCGCTGTCGCTGAAGTCGACGCAGGAAGACCCGTGGCAGCACTTCGCCCGGACGCACCAGCTCGGCCAGATCGTGCCCGGCAAGGTCACCAAGCTCGTTCCGTTCGGTGCGTTCGTACGCGTCGAGGAGGGCATCGAGGGCCTGGTGCACATCTCGGAGCTGGCCGAGCGCCACGTCGAGATCCCGGAGCAGGTTGTCCAGGTCAACGACGACGTGATGGTCAAGATCATCGACGTCGACCTCGAGCGTCGCCGCATCTCGCTGTCGCTCAAGCAGGCCAACGACACGGCCACCGCCGGTGACGTCGAGGAGTTCGACCCGACCCTCTACGGCATGGCTGCCACGTACGACGACCAGGGCAACTACATCTACCCGGAGGGCTTCGACCCGGAGACCGGCGAGTGGATGGCCGGCTTCGAGACGCAGCGCACCGCGTGGGAGCAGCAGTACGCCGAGGCGCACGCTCGCTGGGAGGCGCACGTCAAGCAGCAGGCCGAGGCCAAGGCTGCCGAGGCGGCTGCCGCCGAGGCGACCTCGTACTCGTCGGCCGGTTCCGACGAGCAGCAGGGCGGCTCGCTCGCTTCGGACGAGGCGCTGCAGGCGCTGCGCGAGAAGCTCACGGGCGCCAACTGA
- a CDS encoding sigma-70 family RNA polymerase sigma factor, with amino-acid sequence MVARVRTREIEGRDSVGLYLDEIARTELLTAADEVQLAQRIEAGMLAGQWLAANRTGRKNPINASLAELEWLAKDGQEAIERFTNANLRLVVSIARKYGRSSMPMLDLIQEGNTGLIRAVEKFDYTKGYKFSTYATWWVRQAITRGIAQQARVVRLPVHVVEELNQIGGARRTLERQLGRDPDPAEIAAELDLSLERVLDLMAWGRDHVSLDTPVDEDGDTSLGDLMAQTEENGPDDEVIDVEAQRRLLDLIDQLDARAADIVRARYGLADGRQHKLADIAAKHGISAERVRQLEREAIAKLRRIADPDLAA; translated from the coding sequence ATGGTTGCCAGGGTTCGTACGCGTGAGATCGAAGGCCGCGACAGCGTCGGTCTATACCTTGACGAGATTGCTCGCACCGAGCTGCTCACCGCCGCTGACGAGGTTCAGCTGGCGCAGCGGATCGAGGCAGGCATGCTCGCCGGTCAGTGGCTCGCGGCCAACAGGACCGGCCGCAAGAACCCCATCAACGCCTCTCTCGCTGAGCTCGAATGGCTCGCGAAGGACGGGCAGGAAGCCATCGAGCGCTTCACCAACGCGAACCTGCGTCTGGTCGTCTCGATCGCACGCAAGTACGGCCGGTCCTCGATGCCGATGCTCGACCTGATCCAGGAAGGCAACACGGGCCTGATCCGCGCGGTCGAGAAGTTCGACTACACCAAGGGCTACAAGTTCTCGACGTACGCGACCTGGTGGGTCCGTCAGGCCATCACCCGCGGCATCGCCCAGCAGGCCCGCGTCGTACGTCTCCCGGTGCACGTGGTCGAGGAGCTCAACCAGATCGGTGGCGCCCGGCGTACGCTCGAACGCCAGCTGGGTCGTGACCCCGACCCGGCGGAGATCGCCGCCGAACTCGACCTGTCGCTGGAGCGCGTACTGGACCTGATGGCCTGGGGACGCGATCACGTCAGCCTGGACACACCTGTCGACGAGGACGGCGACACCTCCCTCGGTGATCTGATGGCCCAGACCGAGGAGAACGGTCCGGACGACGAAGTCATCGATGTCGAGGCGCAGCGCCGACTCCTGGACCTCATCGACCAACTCGATGCGCGGGCGGCCGACATCGTCCGGGCGCGATACGGCCTGGCCGACGGACGCCAGCACAAGCTGGCCGACATCGCCGCCAAGCACGGCATCAGCGCCGAGCGCGTACGCCAGCTCGAACGCGAGGCGATCGCGAAGCTGCGTCGGATCGCCGACCCCGACCTGGCTGCCTAA
- a CDS encoding lipopolysaccharide biosynthesis protein, which produces MTVEQLTEEPPSPEVDVRGSGLLAAGILVMNVATFGFQILAATILGPATYSAVGAMLALQLVIAVVQLGVQATAARRVAAAPGDVRSIERTMKVVTNRAAIALTVLMIALSPVIQHGLRLPSIWTALIVGVAAYPITLWGGQAGILQGERRWRDLALLYLANGVPRVVIGPLFMLVHPTETSAMLAVLIAQFSPAIVGWWVLREPHVHEPHPDVRGAVSEMLHGSFAMLGFVALSNVDILIARHILPHNSIQAGLYAAGLIVTKVVLFLPQSVIVLVFPSMSKSESRRKALLLSLSVVGILGVVGIAGSWILSGLALVFVGGHDYQGVQHDLWRFAVLGTALSVLQLLVYSVLARQHRMSSVLIWLAFGAVVVFGLRQSSLTGLVTVVTIIDSILMALLLSHSLWETRHAPASEPAHA; this is translated from the coding sequence GTGACTGTTGAGCAGCTGACCGAGGAGCCACCGAGTCCGGAAGTGGACGTACGTGGATCCGGGCTGTTGGCAGCCGGCATCCTGGTGATGAACGTGGCGACCTTCGGGTTCCAGATCCTCGCCGCGACCATCCTCGGACCAGCGACCTACAGCGCCGTCGGCGCAATGCTTGCTCTGCAACTGGTGATCGCCGTCGTCCAACTGGGCGTGCAGGCGACGGCCGCACGCCGGGTCGCCGCAGCGCCGGGCGACGTCCGCTCGATCGAGCGGACGATGAAGGTGGTGACGAACCGCGCCGCGATCGCCCTCACGGTCTTGATGATCGCACTCAGCCCGGTGATCCAGCACGGACTCCGACTTCCGAGCATCTGGACGGCCCTGATCGTGGGAGTGGCGGCCTATCCGATCACCCTGTGGGGCGGCCAGGCCGGCATCCTCCAGGGCGAACGTCGCTGGCGCGACCTGGCGTTGTTGTATCTCGCCAACGGTGTCCCCCGTGTGGTGATCGGCCCGCTGTTCATGCTGGTGCACCCGACCGAGACCAGCGCGATGCTCGCGGTCCTCATCGCACAGTTCTCGCCGGCGATCGTGGGCTGGTGGGTCCTGCGCGAACCGCACGTGCACGAACCGCATCCAGACGTACGCGGTGCCGTCTCGGAGATGCTGCACGGCTCGTTCGCGATGCTCGGCTTCGTCGCCCTGTCCAACGTGGACATCCTCATCGCCCGCCACATCCTGCCGCACAACAGCATCCAGGCCGGCCTGTACGCCGCCGGGCTGATCGTCACGAAGGTGGTGCTGTTCCTCCCCCAGTCAGTGATCGTGCTGGTCTTCCCGTCGATGTCGAAGAGCGAATCGCGACGCAAGGCGCTGCTCCTGAGCCTCTCGGTGGTCGGCATCCTCGGAGTCGTCGGCATCGCCGGATCCTGGATCCTGTCGGGCCTGGCGCTGGTCTTCGTCGGCGGGCACGACTACCAGGGCGTGCAGCACGACTTGTGGCGTTTCGCGGTGCTCGGCACAGCACTGTCGGTGCTCCAGTTGCTCGTCTATTCGGTGCTCGCGCGGCAGCACCGGATGTCGTCCGTGCTGATCTGGCTCGCCTTCGGCGCCGTGGTCGTCTTCGGGCTGCGCCAGTCGAGCCTGACCGGGCTGGTCACGGTGGTGACGATCATCGACAGCATTCTGATGGCGCTGCTGCTTTCCCACAGCCTGTGGGAGACCCGGCACGCACCTGCCTCGGAGCCCGCTCACGCCTGA
- a CDS encoding class I SAM-dependent methyltransferase, which translates to MVESTEPYLALEPGVRAERRAIDETQSRRANAGEWDRYADEYQATHGAFLGDAGFVWGPEGTTEASLGILGPLDGKRVLELGSGAGQCSRWIRQQGGHAYGLDLSHRQLQHSRRLDEVAAITVPSVRATATELPFADDSFDVVFCSFGAFQFLADAEAGVRECARVLRTGGRLAFSITHPTRWMFPDEPDERGLTATQSYWDRTPYVEVSEDSGEVTYAEHHRTLGDWVSLLARHRFVLTDLAEPEWPEGHERVWGGWSSTRGRLTPGTAVFGADYSAIS; encoded by the coding sequence GTGGTCGAATCCACTGAACCCTATCTGGCCCTGGAGCCAGGCGTACGTGCCGAACGGCGAGCGATCGACGAGACCCAGAGTCGGCGAGCCAACGCCGGTGAGTGGGACCGGTACGCCGACGAGTACCAGGCCACCCATGGTGCTTTCCTCGGTGATGCCGGCTTCGTCTGGGGTCCCGAGGGGACCACGGAGGCGTCTCTGGGAATCCTCGGACCCCTCGACGGCAAGCGCGTGCTGGAACTCGGGTCCGGAGCCGGCCAGTGCAGTCGCTGGATCCGGCAGCAGGGCGGGCACGCGTACGGACTGGATCTCTCGCACCGCCAACTGCAGCATTCCCGCCGCCTCGACGAGGTCGCTGCGATCACCGTGCCCTCGGTCCGTGCCACCGCGACCGAACTCCCCTTCGCCGATGACTCGTTCGACGTGGTGTTCTGCTCGTTCGGGGCGTTTCAGTTCCTGGCCGACGCAGAGGCCGGCGTACGCGAATGCGCGCGGGTGTTGCGCACCGGCGGCCGCCTCGCCTTCTCGATCACCCACCCGACCCGGTGGATGTTCCCCGACGAACCGGACGAGCGCGGCCTGACAGCCACGCAGAGTTACTGGGACCGCACACCGTACGTCGAGGTCTCCGAGGACTCCGGCGAGGTCACGTACGCCGAACACCACCGCACGCTCGGCGACTGGGTCAGCCTGCTGGCCCGACACCGATTCGTGCTCACCGACCTCGCCGAACCCGAATGGCCCGAGGGACACGAGCGAGTGTGGGGCGGTTGGTCCTCGACACGCGGTCGGCTGACTCCCGGCACCGCCGTCTTCGGGGCGGACTACTCTGCTATCTCGTGA
- a CDS encoding RNA polymerase sigma factor codes for MPTSAAKTAAKKPAAKKVAAAPAAAVQTDEVITEVTLEVAPAQFDANGKKILPDIPDAQFEQDVAADPSIKEDEKESESFVISTADDADEPIQQVMVAGATADPVKDYLKQIGKVSLLNAEMEVELAKRIEAGLFSDEKLAKGGRIAAKTLEELEWIAEDGRRAKNHLLEANLRLVVSLAKRYTGRGMLFLDLIQEGNLGLIRAVEKFDYTKGYKFSTYATWWIRQAITRAMADQARTIRIPVHMVEVINKLARVQRQMLQDLGREPTPEELAKELDMTPEKVIEVQKYGREPISLHTPLGEDGDSEFGDLIEDSEAIVPADAVSFTLLQEQLHAVLDTLSEREAGVVSMRFGLTDGQPKTLDEIGKVYGVTRERIRQIESKTMSKLRHPSRSQVLRDYLD; via the coding sequence GTGCCCACTAGCGCTGCCAAGACCGCCGCGAAGAAGCCCGCTGCGAAGAAGGTCGCGGCCGCGCCGGCTGCCGCCGTGCAGACCGACGAGGTCATCACCGAAGTGACCCTCGAGGTCGCTCCGGCCCAGTTCGACGCCAACGGGAAGAAGATCCTCCCGGACATTCCTGACGCACAGTTCGAGCAGGACGTGGCGGCCGACCCCTCCATCAAGGAGGACGAGAAGGAGTCGGAGTCGTTCGTCATCTCGACGGCCGATGACGCCGACGAGCCGATCCAGCAGGTCATGGTCGCCGGTGCCACCGCTGACCCGGTCAAGGACTACCTCAAGCAGATCGGCAAGGTCTCGCTCCTCAACGCCGAGATGGAGGTCGAGCTCGCCAAGCGCATCGAGGCCGGCCTCTTCTCCGACGAGAAGCTGGCCAAGGGCGGTCGCATCGCGGCGAAGACGCTCGAGGAGCTCGAGTGGATCGCCGAGGACGGTCGCCGCGCGAAGAACCACCTTCTCGAGGCGAACCTCCGTCTCGTCGTCTCTCTCGCCAAGCGCTACACCGGCCGCGGCATGCTCTTCCTGGACCTGATCCAGGAAGGCAACCTCGGTCTGATCCGCGCGGTCGAGAAGTTCGACTACACCAAGGGATACAAGTTCTCCACGTACGCCACCTGGTGGATCCGTCAGGCCATCACCCGTGCCATGGCCGACCAGGCTCGTACGATCCGCATCCCGGTCCACATGGTCGAGGTCATCAACAAGCTGGCGCGCGTCCAGCGTCAGATGCTGCAGGACCTCGGTCGTGAGCCCACGCCCGAAGAGTTGGCCAAGGAACTCGACATGACCCCTGAAAAGGTCATCGAGGTCCAGAAGTACGGCCGTGAGCCGATCTCGCTGCACACCCCGCTGGGTGAGGACGGCGACTCCGAGTTCGGCGACCTGATCGAGGATTCCGAGGCCATCGTGCCGGCGGACGCCGTCTCGTTTACGCTCCTCCAGGAGCAGCTGCACGCGGTCCTCGACACGCTCTCGGAGCGCGAGGCCGGCGTGGTGAGCATGCGCTTCGGTCTCACCGACGGTCAGCCGAAGACCCTCGACGAGATCGGCAAGGTCTACGGCGTGACGCGTGAACGCATCCGCCAGATCGAGTCCAAGACGATGTCGAAGCTGCGCCACCCGAGCCGCAGCCAGGTCCTGCGCGACTACCTCGACTGA
- a CDS encoding DUF4192 domain-containing protein, protein MNTTFVARHPVDLAAVVPIVLGFQPEESLVMLTFGGPRPFHARMDLPPTRHLPEAIETLLAPAVRLRVDSIALIVYSSRPRVAGAALRCADSAFGSHGIEVLEAFRVHDGRLWPFEQRPDIPRSGLAFDAFEHPFRAEAVLEGFVTRGSRDEVADSLSRDPDAAALVGSLLQVVEPMAPSEVSIVLEEMLDLEMEPEGWASFLLSVPTPAAGELVWRQLHGRHPRETVEFWSAVVRRCPDEAVAAPAAFLAYAAWLCGQGAIAWCALDRCFEAEPEHRLGRLLATALSKAVPPPVIGAA, encoded by the coding sequence ATGAACACCACTTTCGTCGCCCGTCATCCCGTCGACCTCGCCGCTGTCGTCCCGATCGTCCTGGGGTTCCAGCCGGAGGAGTCGTTGGTGATGTTGACCTTCGGCGGACCGCGGCCCTTTCACGCGCGGATGGATCTGCCGCCGACCCGACATCTCCCCGAGGCGATCGAGACCCTGCTCGCCCCTGCAGTCAGACTTCGTGTGGACTCGATCGCGCTCATCGTCTACTCCTCGCGACCGCGGGTCGCTGGCGCTGCGCTCCGGTGCGCCGACAGCGCCTTCGGCTCGCACGGCATTGAGGTGCTGGAGGCGTTCCGGGTCCATGACGGCAGGTTGTGGCCGTTCGAGCAGCGACCTGACATTCCGCGTTCGGGCCTGGCGTTCGACGCGTTCGAGCACCCGTTCCGCGCCGAGGCGGTCCTGGAGGGCTTCGTCACCCGCGGCTCGCGGGACGAGGTGGCGGACAGCCTGAGTCGGGATCCGGACGCGGCAGCCCTCGTCGGCTCGCTGTTGCAGGTCGTCGAACCCATGGCGCCGTCGGAGGTCTCGATCGTCCTGGAGGAGATGCTCGATCTCGAGATGGAGCCCGAGGGCTGGGCGAGTTTCCTCCTCAGCGTCCCGACGCCAGCTGCGGGTGAGCTGGTCTGGCGGCAGTTGCACGGCAGGCATCCACGCGAGACGGTCGAGTTCTGGTCGGCCGTCGTACGCCGGTGCCCCGATGAGGCGGTCGCTGCACCGGCCGCTTTCCTGGCGTACGCGGCGTGGCTCTGCGGTCAGGGCGCGATTGCCTGGTGTGCGCTCGACCGGTGTTTCGAGGCCGAGCCGGAGCATCGCCTGGGCCGGTTGCTGGCGACGGCGCTGAGCAAGGCAGTTCCGCCGCCGGTCATCGGTGCGGCGTGA